One window of Gemmobacter aquarius genomic DNA carries:
- a CDS encoding glycosyltransferase family 2 protein, whose translation MIRTVPDSDHALRVAVILPCLNEAAEIAQVVAGFRKHLPAAEIHVFDNASTDNTAEVARAAGATVHYEPRRGKGHVVCRMFRDVDADIYVMADGDATYDPAAATDMIDRMLTERLDVVIGARQHSSSAAYRPGHRFGNLVLTGFAARLFGRRLRDMMSGYRVMSRRFVKSCPLGSAGFEIETELTLHMFQIGAPFTEIDVPYRERSAQSASKLRTLPDGMRVLATMLRLLVLERPVAVFGGAGATAILMALLMFLPVLAEFQSSGVVPRLPTLIASGTLGLGGMIAIFSGFILSGITRTRQDMKRLAYLAQRGGAA comes from the coding sequence GTGATCCGGACAGTTCCCGACAGCGACCACGCGTTGCGTGTCGCCGTGATCCTGCCCTGCCTGAACGAAGCGGCTGAAATCGCGCAGGTGGTGGCGGGGTTCCGCAAACACCTTCCGGCAGCAGAAATCCATGTCTTCGACAACGCCTCGACCGACAACACCGCCGAGGTCGCGCGGGCCGCTGGTGCCACGGTGCATTACGAACCGCGGCGCGGCAAAGGCCATGTCGTCTGCCGCATGTTTCGCGATGTCGACGCCGACATCTACGTCATGGCAGACGGCGACGCGACCTATGACCCCGCCGCCGCAACCGACATGATCGACCGCATGCTCACCGAACGGCTCGACGTGGTGATCGGCGCGCGGCAGCACAGTTCCTCTGCCGCGTACCGGCCCGGCCATCGTTTCGGAAACCTCGTCCTGACAGGATTTGCAGCCCGCCTGTTCGGGCGACGTCTGCGCGACATGATGTCGGGCTACCGCGTCATGTCGCGGCGCTTCGTCAAAAGCTGTCCCCTCGGCTCGGCCGGTTTCGAGATAGAGACCGAGTTGACCTTGCACATGTTCCAGATCGGCGCACCCTTCACCGAAATCGACGTGCCCTACCGCGAAAGAAGCGCGCAATCGGCCAGCAAGCTGCGCACCCTTCCCGATGGAATGCGCGTGCTCGCAACCATGCTCCGCCTCTTGGTGCTCGAACGGCCGGTCGCGGTCTTCGGCGGCGCGGGCGCAACGGCTATCCTGATGGCTCTCCTGATGTTTCTGCCCGTCCTCGCGGAATTCCAGTCCAGCGGCGTCGTCCCCCGCCTGCCCACCCTGATCGCCAGCGGAACGCTCGGTCTGGGCGGAATGATCGCAATCTTCTCGGGCTTCATCCTGTCGGGCATCACCCGCACGCGGCAGGACATGAAGCGGCTGGCCTATCTGGCACAGCGCGGCGGCGCGGCCTAA
- a CDS encoding glycosyltransferase, translating to MTAPQPSVGIVADFLFQGGAETVIDLVAETYPKAQIYAQVHDASAMRHYPHIETAKAQGRLTLGFADWLLATRPFRWAARRGVGLYHYYWLYFLTAVFEKTAAHDAVIVSCAAQSKLVRLPASAAVVVYFHTPTRWLYKGLTTEADLAAIPAPLRLIMRGIAPILRALDRLGMRRLRGHDPLWLCNSSYIRDKLTEIYGIEATVLYPPVDTLRFTPSKRAPEDFFLYHGRITLQKRVDLAIDACLLARKRLVISGQAVSQEIRQHLTDRVLRAEAADPSLRGLVTFLGRTDDATLDRLMATCTALVFPPREDFGITPIEAMAAGCPVIAYRAGGALDYLSPGVNGAFFAEQTPQSLSVAIAGFDVTRYDPAAVAASVSHLSRDAFQSKLTTLVARQLAKGQP from the coding sequence GTGACCGCGCCGCAGCCAAGTGTCGGGATCGTGGCGGATTTCCTGTTTCAGGGCGGGGCAGAAACGGTCATCGACCTTGTGGCTGAAACCTACCCCAAGGCGCAGATTTACGCGCAGGTGCATGATGCATCCGCGATGCGGCATTATCCGCATATCGAAACGGCCAAGGCGCAGGGACGGCTGACGCTGGGATTTGCGGACTGGCTGTTGGCGACGCGCCCTTTCCGCTGGGCTGCGCGCCGTGGTGTCGGCCTTTATCACTACTACTGGCTCTATTTTCTGACGGCCGTCTTCGAGAAGACGGCGGCGCATGATGCGGTGATCGTTTCCTGCGCGGCGCAGTCGAAGCTGGTGCGTCTGCCGGCATCGGCGGCGGTGGTGGTCTATTTCCACACGCCGACCCGCTGGCTGTACAAGGGACTGACGACCGAAGCCGACCTTGCCGCGATCCCTGCGCCGCTGCGCCTGATCATGCGGGGCATCGCCCCGATTTTGCGGGCGCTCGACCGGTTGGGGATGCGGCGTTTGCGCGGGCATGATCCGCTGTGGCTGTGCAACAGCAGCTATATCAGGGACAAGCTGACCGAAATATACGGCATCGAGGCGACCGTGCTTTACCCACCCGTCGATACCTTGCGCTTTACGCCGTCGAAAAGGGCGCCCGAGGATTTCTTTCTTTACCATGGCAGGATCACCCTGCAAAAGCGCGTCGATCTGGCGATTGACGCCTGTCTGTTGGCCCGCAAAAGGCTGGTCATATCGGGGCAGGCTGTCAGTCAGGAAATCCGGCAGCATCTGACCGACCGCGTTTTGCGTGCCGAGGCCGCCGATCCAAGTTTGCGGGGTCTGGTGACCTTTCTCGGGCGGACCGATGATGCAACGCTTGACCGGCTGATGGCGACATGCACGGCGCTGGTGTTTCCGCCGCGCGAAGATTTCGGGATCACCCCGATCGAGGCCATGGCGGCAGGGTGCCCGGTCATCGCCTATCGCGCGGGCGGGGCACTGGACTATTTGTCGCCCGGCGTGAACGGAGCATTCTTCGCCGAGCAGACGCCGCAATCGCTATCGGTTGCGATTGCCGGGTTCGATGTCACCCGCTACGACCCTGCCGCAGTTGCGGCATCTGTCAGCCATCTGTCGCGCGATGCGTTCCAAAGCAAGCTGACCACTTTGGTAGCACGCCAATTGGCCAAAGGGCAGCCATGA
- a CDS encoding glycosyltransferase — protein MTQIHILMGIRNGAAFLGEQLDSLASQTHRDWRLTCSDDGSTDGSPDLVRGFAETTEQRVEVIKGPQQGFSENFLSMVRALPDDTGPVAFADQDDIWLSEKLERALASLPVDGPALYGAATYIWTPDLNREKPTAPLRRPPCFANALVENYATGNTMVLNAPAALLLRDVSRKVGPLYAHDWWAYAYLSGIGARLVYDPRPCLKYRQHLSNEIGAGETFLKRQRRNLAVGQGLYRKKVGQNLVALAAMEDDLTLENRSILGSFAAARDSVNPLRRLFGIWQSGVFRQSYSDMAGFLAAGALGKV, from the coding sequence ATGACCCAGATCCATATCCTGATGGGAATTCGCAACGGCGCGGCCTTTCTGGGCGAACAACTCGACAGTCTTGCCAGTCAGACGCATCGCGATTGGCGACTGACCTGTTCGGATGACGGATCGACCGATGGGTCGCCCGACCTTGTGCGAGGGTTCGCAGAAACCACCGAACAGCGCGTCGAGGTCATCAAAGGTCCGCAACAGGGGTTCAGTGAGAACTTTCTATCGATGGTCCGCGCTTTGCCTGACGATACCGGCCCCGTCGCCTTTGCCGATCAGGATGATATCTGGCTGTCCGAAAAGCTGGAGCGCGCGCTTGCAAGCCTGCCTGTCGACGGGCCTGCACTCTATGGCGCGGCGACCTATATCTGGACGCCGGACCTGAACCGCGAAAAGCCGACCGCGCCGCTGCGGCGACCGCCCTGCTTTGCCAATGCTCTGGTGGAGAATTACGCGACCGGCAATACGATGGTCTTGAACGCCCCGGCCGCGCTGCTTTTGCGGGATGTGTCGCGCAAGGTGGGGCCGCTTTATGCCCATGATTGGTGGGCATATGCCTATCTATCGGGCATCGGGGCGCGGCTGGTCTATGATCCGCGCCCTTGCCTGAAGTATCGCCAGCACCTGTCGAACGAAATCGGCGCGGGCGAGACGTTTCTGAAACGCCAGCGCCGCAATCTGGCTGTCGGGCAGGGGCTGTACCGCAAGAAAGTGGGGCAAAATCTGGTTGCCCTTGCGGCGATGGAGGATGACCTGACGTTGGAAAACAGGTCCATCCTTGGCAGTTTTGCCGCGGCGCGGGACAGCGTGAACCCGCTGCGCCGTTTGTTCGGCATCTGGCAGAGCGGCGTTTTCCGGCAGTCTTACAGCGACATGGCAGGTTTCCTTGCCGCAGGGGCACTGGGCAAGGTCTAG
- a CDS encoding MarR family winged helix-turn-helix transcriptional regulator produces MNDASRAVRRRFEYLTAEHGLSVPQWRLLRHILINGPCNQTILADLLDVEPISVSRMIDRMEQAGWLKREAHPDDRRARIIVPTDKARLVAPEARATAETVYAEALSGLSDSQRHALQTALLAIASNLSKPDTAALRRESETAQ; encoded by the coding sequence TTGAACGACGCTTCGCGCGCCGTACGCAGACGCTTTGAATATCTGACCGCCGAACACGGGCTGTCCGTCCCGCAATGGCGGCTGTTGCGCCACATCCTGATCAACGGGCCGTGCAACCAGACCATCCTTGCCGATCTTCTGGATGTCGAGCCGATCAGCGTATCGCGGATGATCGACCGGATGGAACAAGCGGGCTGGCTGAAGCGGGAGGCCCATCCCGATGACCGGCGTGCCCGCATCATCGTGCCGACTGACAAGGCGCGGCTTGTGGCACCCGAGGCCCGGGCCACGGCGGAAACCGTCTATGCCGAGGCGCTTTCGGGCCTGTCCGACAGCCAGCGCCATGCGCTGCAAACAGCCCTTCTGGCCATTGCCAGCAACCTATCCAAACCCGACACCGCCGCCCTGCGCCGCGAGAGTGAGACCGCCCAATGA
- a CDS encoding HlyD family secretion protein, whose product MNAPAKDLTTAAAPAAAPVASPAKPSRMRKTALMLSVPLLLAGGVTAYWFSGAGTESTENANLHQARISVAPTVGGRVVSVNVTELQQVKAGDILFQVEPEPYKLALAQAETAVNGARLQVEQMKAAYSQAVAQVKLAQDDAAYLNREYNRQQALAAKGVATPSDVDSARHLALQGEEKATLAELNVTTALAALGGVADSPTDRHPSVAAALVELDRAKYNLSVTTVTAPADGVVYQAASFREGAMLSPGQSVFALVENGDVWVDANFKETQLSDIAVGQPAEVTFDMAPGRHFSGTVEAIGAGTGAEFSLLPAQNATGNWVKVTQRVPVRIRLDDPAELAGLSSGLSAEVTVDTSNGQTMLSAQAAE is encoded by the coding sequence ATGAACGCCCCCGCCAAAGACCTGACCACCGCCGCCGCACCTGCCGCCGCACCCGTGGCTTCGCCCGCCAAACCTTCGCGGATGAGGAAGACTGCGTTGATGCTTTCAGTCCCGCTTTTGCTTGCCGGAGGGGTCACTGCCTATTGGTTCAGCGGGGCAGGGACGGAATCGACCGAAAATGCCAATCTGCATCAGGCGCGCATCTCGGTTGCGCCGACTGTCGGGGGGCGGGTGGTCAGCGTGAACGTGACCGAACTGCAGCAGGTCAAGGCGGGCGACATCCTGTTTCAGGTCGAACCGGAGCCATATAAGCTCGCCCTGGCACAGGCCGAAACCGCCGTGAATGGCGCAAGGCTTCAGGTCGAGCAGATGAAGGCGGCCTACAGCCAAGCCGTGGCACAGGTGAAGCTGGCGCAGGATGATGCCGCATATCTGAACCGTGAATACAACCGCCAGCAGGCGCTTGCCGCCAAGGGCGTTGCGACGCCGAGCGATGTGGATAGCGCGCGCCACCTTGCGCTTCAGGGCGAGGAAAAGGCCACACTTGCCGAGTTGAACGTAACCACCGCGCTTGCGGCTTTGGGCGGTGTTGCCGACAGCCCGACCGACCGGCACCCTTCGGTCGCGGCGGCGCTGGTGGAGCTTGACCGCGCCAAATACAACCTTTCGGTCACGACGGTTACGGCTCCAGCCGATGGCGTGGTCTATCAGGCAGCGTCGTTCCGCGAGGGTGCGATGCTGAGCCCCGGTCAATCGGTCTTTGCGCTGGTCGAGAATGGCGATGTCTGGGTTGACGCGAATTTCAAGGAAACGCAGTTATCCGACATTGCCGTGGGGCAACCTGCGGAAGTGACGTTCGACATGGCGCCCGGTCGGCATTTCAGCGGCACAGTCGAAGCGATCGGCGCGGGCACGGGGGCGGAATTTTCGCTGCTGCCTGCGCAGAATGCGACCGGCAACTGGGTCAAGGTGACACAGCGCGTGCCTGTCCGCATCCGGCTTGACGATCCGGCCGAGCTTGCCGGGCTGTCTTCGGGCCTTTCGGCGGAAGTCACCGTCGATACGTCGAACGGGCAAACCATGCTTTCGGCCCAAGCCGCAGAATAA
- a CDS encoding DHA2 family efflux MFS transporter permease subunit yields the protein MSAAAFAQPAPSVPEVKHRGLITVAIMLATIMQVLDTTIANVALPSMTGDLGASQDTITWVLTSYIVASAIVTPMTGWLADRLGKRELFLISIVGFVATSLACGLAWSLPSMVAFRLMQGVFGAAIVPLSQTFLLDINPREKAGQAMAIWGAGIMVGPIIGPTLGGWLTESYNWRWVFLVNLPVGALALAGCLIYLPRAPRKQRSFDLTGFAMIAIAIGALQLLLDRGGEVDWFASGEIWTYAVLSATGFWMFVVHILNTDKPFLEPAMFRDRNFATGLVFIFVVGIILLASLALLPPMLSRILGYPVITTGMVMAPRGVGTMISMLIVGRLVRKVDPRMLVIAGLLLTALSLYEMTGFTPQMDSIPIIRSGVVQGLGLGLVFVPLSTVAFATIEPRFRADATSLFSLVRNIGSSIGISIVTLMLTRNIQINHTELSAAISPYNPLLWQTSPAAVLGDPAALSRMDQMVNMQASMIGYVDDFWLMMCVTLAAIPLALVLKRPATP from the coding sequence ATGTCCGCTGCAGCCTTTGCCCAACCCGCCCCCTCGGTCCCCGAGGTCAAGCATCGTGGCCTGATCACCGTTGCCATCATGCTGGCGACGATCATGCAGGTCTTGGATACCACGATTGCCAACGTGGCACTGCCGTCGATGACGGGCGATCTGGGCGCCTCGCAGGATACGATCACATGGGTGCTGACATCCTATATCGTAGCCTCGGCCATCGTGACGCCCATGACGGGGTGGCTGGCCGACCGTCTGGGAAAGCGCGAGCTTTTCCTGATCTCGATCGTCGGTTTCGTCGCCACCTCGCTGGCCTGCGGGCTGGCGTGGAGCCTACCTTCGATGGTGGCATTTCGACTGATGCAGGGCGTGTTCGGCGCGGCCATCGTGCCGCTGAGCCAGACCTTCCTTCTGGACATCAACCCGCGTGAAAAGGCGGGGCAGGCGATGGCGATCTGGGGCGCGGGCATCATGGTCGGGCCGATCATCGGGCCGACCTTGGGCGGTTGGCTGACGGAAAGCTACAACTGGCGCTGGGTCTTTCTGGTCAACCTGCCTGTGGGAGCCTTGGCGCTTGCGGGATGCCTGATCTATCTGCCCCGCGCGCCGCGCAAGCAGCGCAGCTTCGATCTGACGGGATTTGCGATGATCGCAATTGCAATCGGCGCGCTGCAGCTTTTGCTTGATCGCGGAGGCGAGGTGGACTGGTTCGCATCAGGCGAGATCTGGACCTATGCCGTTTTGTCGGCAACCGGTTTCTGGATGTTCGTGGTGCATATCCTGAACACCGACAAACCGTTTCTGGAACCGGCGATGTTCAGGGACCGGAATTTTGCCACCGGTCTGGTCTTTATCTTTGTTGTCGGCATCATCCTGCTGGCCAGCCTTGCGCTGTTGCCGCCGATGCTGTCGCGCATCCTTGGCTATCCGGTCATCACCACCGGTATGGTCATGGCGCCGCGCGGGGTGGGGACGATGATTTCGATGCTGATCGTCGGGCGTCTGGTGCGTAAGGTTGACCCGCGGATGCTGGTGATTGCGGGGCTGCTTTTGACCGCCTTGTCGCTTTACGAGATGACGGGCTTTACCCCGCAGATGGATTCGATTCCGATCATCCGCTCGGGGGTCGTGCAGGGGCTTGGGCTGGGACTGGTATTCGTGCCGCTTTCTACCGTGGCCTTTGCCACCATCGAGCCGCGCTTTCGGGCGGATGCGACCAGTCTTTTCAGCCTTGTGCGGAACATCGGATCGAGTATCGGGATTTCCATCGTCACGCTGATGCTGACCCGCAACATCCAGATCAACCATACCGAGCTTTCGGCCGCGATCAGCCCCTACAACCCACTTTTGTGGCAGACCAGTCCTGCCGCCGTGCTTGGCGATCCGGCTGCACTGTCGCGGATGGACCAGATGGTGAACATGCAGGCATCGATGATCGGCTATGTCGACGATTTCTGGCTGATGATGTGCGTGACGCTTGCCGCAATCCCGCTTGCGCTGGTTCTGAAACGCCCTGCGACGCCCTAG
- a CDS encoding pyridoxamine 5'-phosphate oxidase family protein — protein MVLDLRRALFSEMATVQVGMLGVQGSALPFEPMVHLMAPSSPELWFLAEPDSDLVKAIEGSSTAAYCVTGRNHDLHACLTGPVRLAPDRRGLERVWSISAEAMFPGGLSNIDWTPLQVKVAEAVVWARPESAVVPGMEMILSTLQEQTLTDDKRQVLRF, from the coding sequence ATGGTGCTTGACCTGCGGCGGGCGCTGTTTTCGGAAATGGCGACGGTGCAGGTCGGCATGCTCGGAGTGCAGGGGTCCGCCCTGCCCTTCGAGCCCATGGTGCATCTTATGGCACCATCCTCGCCCGAGTTGTGGTTTCTGGCCGAACCGGACAGCGACCTTGTGAAGGCAATCGAAGGGTCATCGACCGCCGCCTATTGCGTGACCGGCCGCAACCACGACCTGCACGCCTGCCTCACCGGCCCTGTGCGGCTCGCGCCGGACCGGCGCGGGTTGGAACGGGTCTGGTCGATCAGTGCCGAGGCCATGTTTCCCGGTGGGCTGTCAAACATCGACTGGACTCCCTTGCAGGTAAAGGTGGCCGAAGCCGTGGTCTGGGCGCGCCCCGAAAGTGCGGTGGTGCCGGGAATGGAAATGATACTTTCCACCTTGCAAGAACAGACCCTGACCGATGACAAGCGGCAAGTGCTTCGGTTCTGA
- a CDS encoding CsbD family protein — MNWDQIAGGWKEMMGSARAKWGEITDDEWTEIGGRRDEMVGALQRRYGMAREEAERDVDDWSRGL; from the coding sequence ATGAACTGGGACCAGATAGCCGGTGGCTGGAAAGAAATGATGGGATCTGCCCGCGCCAAATGGGGCGAGATCACCGACGACGAGTGGACCGAGATCGGCGGGCGCCGGGACGAGATGGTGGGCGCCTTGCAGCGGCGCTACGGCATGGCCCGCGAAGAGGCCGAACGCGACGTGGATGATTGGTCGCGGGGTCTGTGA
- a CDS encoding AI-2E family transporter, which produces MTFPFMSVEQGQRIATEPVPELRLFGGGTCNPVRRCIRIMNQLDRLVPLAVITVAVIVFFAALDSAESILAPIVLGIVTGIVLSPLSDLWDRWGFRPAIGALVSLILALSVVGALIMVLQPIVARLVAQAPKVLADMQETIDSITTMMRGLRNATEVVAEAISAEPGTQAAATAEAAGLPTVTDAILLAPSIVAQATIFAGVLFFFLMTRHELYGAIARTIRTDTEPMQIVARLMRAERHVSRYFLTVSMINAVLGLFTAAALHLLGLPDGILWGLVAALFNFLVYLGPVIVSLALLVAGVAAFDGAMSVAPAAAYTMLNFIESQFVTPSFVGRQMEVNPLVVFCALVFGMWLWGAIGGIVALPIAIWAMVMHDERRLSTHRLPDSAVAAATESPQAASARGKSENQTRK; this is translated from the coding sequence ATGACGTTTCCTTTCATGTCGGTCGAACAGGGGCAACGCATCGCGACGGAGCCTGTTCCGGAGCTGCGTCTTTTCGGCGGCGGAACCTGCAACCCGGTACGGCGTTGCATACGGATCATGAACCAGCTTGACCGCCTTGTGCCCCTCGCCGTGATCACCGTCGCGGTGATCGTGTTTTTCGCCGCGCTGGACTCGGCCGAAAGCATCCTTGCCCCCATCGTCCTTGGCATCGTCACCGGGATCGTGTTGTCGCCCCTGTCGGACCTTTGGGACCGATGGGGCTTTCGACCTGCGATCGGCGCTTTGGTCAGCCTGATCCTGGCCCTTTCTGTCGTGGGCGCGCTGATCATGGTGTTGCAGCCGATCGTCGCCCGGCTTGTCGCCCAAGCGCCCAAGGTGCTCGCCGATATGCAAGAGACCATCGACAGCATCACGACCATGATGCGCGGTCTGCGGAATGCGACCGAGGTGGTCGCCGAGGCGATTTCCGCCGAACCGGGCACCCAAGCGGCGGCGACGGCCGAGGCTGCAGGGCTGCCCACCGTGACCGACGCGATCCTGCTTGCCCCGTCTATCGTGGCGCAGGCGACCATTTTCGCCGGTGTGTTGTTCTTTTTCCTGATGACCCGCCACGAGCTTTACGGCGCCATCGCCCGCACGATCCGCACCGACACGGAACCGATGCAGATCGTCGCCCGCCTGATGCGGGCAGAGCGGCACGTGTCGCGCTACTTCCTGACCGTCTCGATGATCAACGCGGTGCTGGGCCTTTTCACCGCCGCAGCCTTGCATCTGCTGGGCCTGCCCGACGGCATATTGTGGGGATTGGTCGCGGCGTTGTTCAATTTTCTGGTCTACCTTGGTCCGGTGATCGTCAGCCTTGCGCTGCTGGTGGCTGGGGTCGCGGCGTTCGACGGGGCGATGTCGGTGGCGCCGGCTGCGGCCTATACAATGCTCAACTTCATCGAAAGCCAGTTCGTCACGCCTTCGTTCGTGGGGCGCCAGATGGAGGTGAACCCGCTTGTGGTGTTCTGCGCGCTGGTCTTCGGCATGTGGCTTTGGGGTGCGATCGGCGGCATCGTCGCCTTGCCCATCGCCATCTGGGCCATGGTCATGCATGACGAACGCCGCCTGTCGACCCATCGCCTTCCCGACAGCGCGGTTGCCGCGGCGACCGAGTCGCCTCAGGCCGCTTCGGCACGCGGCAAAAGCGAGAACCAGACCCGCAAGTAA
- a CDS encoding sensor histidine kinase: protein MITVAPSEAARRFIDRLGVRLGLVIGLALLPVGAMAVIQANDLLSEARARSEAALAGETLRAVRPKLGLIKRAQGMAEALAALGPGTAGCEALWRVVDGSDFAFAGYYGTNGQARCRTPAAPPSFVGSRGLAAILTGSSAGLALMRGAKDSVDIVALHPERDAGGVVTGFAAVSPKPASTLSLATEKSAASSGFSLFLFDRSGAVLSGQDGYSASKSLLPQGQPLQNLADPEVASFTATSEGGGERVYSLVRLVEGELFALGTWPAERRGLAAMNALPPLVMPALMWAMSLIAAWIAAEMLVTRHIRRLRSAIRDFAGGNRVVRPLDMKTAPREIRDATEAFQRMTDAILRDEAELEDMLREKELLLREVHHRVKNNLQLIASIVNMQLRRTRSDETRSVMRALQERVVSLAAIHNGLYQTSDLSEISVQTLFSGIIEQVTRNAQVRGQIVAVESNLQPVQLTVDQAVPLALLLTEALSNALKYAGTEDGTAPRIVVTFSVEKTGEAQLEVANSVTGTARSIDLDTTGTGIGTQLLRGFTKQLGGEFSREFTGGMCYLRVWFSLLPRAEAA, encoded by the coding sequence ATGATTACCGTCGCGCCTTCCGAAGCGGCGCGCAGGTTCATCGACAGGCTGGGCGTCAGGCTTGGCCTTGTCATCGGGCTTGCGCTTTTGCCGGTGGGCGCGATGGCCGTAATACAGGCAAATGACCTGCTTTCCGAAGCGCGCGCGCGCAGCGAGGCGGCCTTGGCAGGCGAAACCCTGCGCGCGGTGCGGCCGAAACTGGGACTGATCAAACGTGCGCAGGGCATGGCCGAAGCACTTGCCGCACTCGGCCCCGGCACCGCTGGATGCGAGGCCTTGTGGCGCGTTGTGGATGGCAGCGATTTTGCCTTTGCCGGATACTACGGAACCAACGGTCAGGCCCGCTGCCGCACCCCCGCCGCTCCGCCAAGTTTCGTCGGATCGCGGGGTCTGGCCGCCATCTTGACCGGGTCCAGCGCGGGGCTGGCACTGATGCGCGGGGCGAAAGACAGCGTCGACATCGTCGCGTTGCACCCCGAACGTGATGCGGGCGGGGTAGTGACGGGTTTCGCCGCCGTTTCACCGAAACCCGCGTCAACGCTTTCCCTTGCCACCGAAAAAAGCGCCGCGTCCTCGGGGTTTTCCTTGTTCCTGTTTGACCGGTCAGGCGCCGTCCTGTCCGGCCAGGATGGCTACTCCGCTTCCAAATCCTTGCTCCCCCAAGGACAGCCGTTGCAAAATCTGGCCGACCCTGAAGTCGCGAGCTTTACCGCCACCTCCGAAGGCGGCGGCGAACGGGTCTATTCCCTCGTGCGGCTCGTCGAGGGAGAGCTTTTTGCGCTTGGCACATGGCCTGCCGAACGGCGCGGGCTGGCCGCAATGAACGCACTGCCGCCGCTTGTCATGCCTGCGCTGATGTGGGCCATGAGCCTGATCGCAGCCTGGATCGCTGCCGAAATGCTGGTCACGCGCCATATCCGGCGGCTCCGCAGCGCGATACGCGATTTCGCTGGCGGCAACCGTGTCGTGCGGCCGCTGGACATGAAAACCGCACCGCGTGAAATCCGCGACGCGACCGAAGCCTTCCAGCGCATGACCGATGCCATCCTGCGCGACGAGGCCGAGCTCGAGGACATGCTCCGCGAAAAAGAGCTCTTGCTGCGCGAGGTGCATCACCGCGTGAAGAACAACCTGCAACTGATCGCATCTATCGTGAACATGCAGCTTCGCCGCACACGTTCGGACGAGACGCGCTCGGTGATGCGCGCCTTGCAAGAGCGGGTCGTGTCGCTCGCGGCCATCCACAACGGGCTTTACCAGACCTCCGACCTGTCCGAGATCAGCGTCCAGACGTTGTTTTCCGGCATCATCGAGCAGGTGACCCGCAACGCACAGGTGCGCGGCCAGATCGTCGCGGTCGAAAGCAACCTGCAGCCCGTGCAACTGACAGTCGATCAGGCGGTGCCGCTGGCGCTTTTGCTGACCGAGGCCCTGTCGAACGCGCTGAAATATGCCGGCACCGAAGACGGGACAGCCCCGCGTATCGTCGTGACCTTCAGCGTCGAGAAAACCGGCGAAGCCCAGCTCGAAGTGGCCAACAGCGTGACCGGAACCGCACGTTCGATCGACCTCGATACCACCGGCACCGGAATCGGCACCCAGCTTCTTCGCGGCTTCACCAAACAACTCGGCGGTGAATTCAGCCGCGAGTTCACCGGCGGAATGTGTTACTTGCGGGTCTGGTTCTCGCTTTTGCCGCGTGCCGAAGCGGCCTGA
- a CDS encoding RNA polymerase sigma factor has translation MSAYSKSDMPKSTPENPMDPREELPYHLPAMRAFAISLTRNMAAADDLVQDSIVKAWSSFDKFEPGTNMRAWLFTILRNTFYSGVRKRRRDMPDPDGVHTASLFEKPAHDGRLAMNDFMVAFNQLSPVHREVLILVGASGFSYEEAAEMTGVAVGTVKSRASRARLRLAELLKLDEGEELVGSDPSTMAVMSRSAVRAA, from the coding sequence ATGAGCGCCTACTCCAAATCCGACATGCCGAAGTCCACGCCGGAAAACCCGATGGACCCGCGCGAGGAACTGCCCTACCATCTTCCTGCAATGCGGGCTTTCGCAATCAGCCTGACGCGGAACATGGCCGCGGCAGACGATCTGGTGCAAGATTCCATCGTCAAGGCATGGTCCAGTTTCGACAAGTTCGAGCCGGGCACCAACATGCGCGCGTGGCTGTTCACGATCCTGCGCAACACCTTTTATTCCGGTGTCAGGAAGCGGCGGCGCGATATGCCAGACCCCGATGGCGTCCACACCGCAAGCCTGTTCGAAAAACCCGCGCATGACGGGCGCTTGGCGATGAACGACTTCATGGTCGCCTTCAACCAGCTTTCGCCGGTTCACCGCGAGGTGCTCATTCTGGTGGGCGCTTCCGGCTTTTCCTACGAGGAAGCAGCTGAAATGACAGGCGTAGCTGTAGGCACGGTGAAAAGCCGCGCCAGCCGCGCGCGTCTGCGGCTCGCAGAACTGCTGAAACTGGACGAGGGCGAAGAACTGGTGGGGTCCGACCCTTCGACCATGGCGGTTATGAGCAGGTCGGCCGTGCGGGCGGCATGA
- a CDS encoding NepR family anti-sigma factor has product MLGRMSDKKDKPALRNSIEENLRKVYQELMDEEVPDRFKQLLAQLKDSQIASAENDDGEGLK; this is encoded by the coding sequence ATGTTGGGACGCATGAGCGATAAAAAAGACAAGCCGGCCCTTCGCAACAGCATCGAAGAGAATTTGCGCAAAGTCTATCAAGAGTTGATGGACGAAGAGGTGCCGGACCGCTTCAAGCAGCTTCTCGCGCAGTTGAAAGACAGCCAGATCGCGTCCGCCGAAAACGACGACGGGGAGGGGCTGAAATGA